DNA from Mesorhizobium sp. DCY119:
AGTCGCAGAACCTCGAAAACGTCAAGCTCATCCCGGACGGCTCGGGCGAATTCACCCGCAAGATGGGCATGCTGGTTGCCAAGGACAATCTCGGCTTCGGCATGCGCTCCTGGCGTTATGCCGCCGTCATCAACAACGGCCGCATCGAAAAGTGGTTCGAGGAAGAAGGCTTCTCCGACAACTGCGCCACCGATCCTTATGGCCTGTCCTCGCCGCAGAACATTCTCGAGGCGCTCAAGGCCGACGACGTCGCCGAAGCCGCCTGAGCCTGACGGCAGCGAATATGATCAGCCCCCGGCAGCGTCCGCGCGCCGGGGCTTTTTGTTGCCGGTAGCAAAGCGCATGGTCTGCGATTGTCCAGCCGCGTGCGAAAACTGTTGGCTGGAGACTCATTTCATCGCAAGATGTGCGCCATGAACAAGATTTTCAGAAAGTCGCAATTGACGCCCTACGAGGCGGACTATGCTCGGTGGTGCGCCGAACAGGGCGCGCTGTTGCGCGAAGGCAATCTGGGCGCGCTGGACCGTGAAAATCTTGCCGAGGAGATAGAGAGCTTGGGGCGGAGCGATAAAAGAGAGATCAGAAACCGGCTCGGCATTCTGCTCCTCCATTTGCTGAAATGGAAATACCAGCCGGAAAAGCGTAAATCGGGCTGGCGTTCCACCATTCTCGAACAGCGGCACCAAATCGAAAACCTGCTTGAAGAAAGCCCGAGCCTGAAGGCACTCCCCGGTCTCGAACTTGCCAAGGAGTACAAGCTGGCGCGGTTGAAGGCCGCGGACGAAACCGGCTTGGATGAGAATGTGTTTCCCGAAATCTGCCCGTTGACGATTGGGCAGATTCTCGATCCTCAATATTTTCCATAACCTGCAAAGATGTAATGACGGACGAAGCACACACCGTCGCGGAAGTTTTTCCCCATATCCGCATCATCATGGGCATGGTCATCGGCCTCGGCGTGACCCGTCTGCTGTCGGGGGTGGCGCGCATCGTCCAGCATCCGCGCGGCTACCAGCTTTATCCGGTGCATCTCGCCTGGGTGGCGATGCTGCTATTAATGCTGATCCATTTCTGGTGGTGGGAATTCGGCCTGTTCCAGATCCAGCACTGGACCTTCGGCAAATACCTCTTCCTCATCGGCTATGCCGTCATTCTCTTTCTCATGTGCGCGCTGCTGTTTCCCGACAGCATGCTCGACTACAAGAGCTACGAGGATTTCTTCATTTCGCGGCGCGCCTGGTTCTTCGGCCTGCTGGCCTCGACCTATCTGCTCGATGTCATCGACACATTGCTAAAGGGGCAGGAACATTTCGCGCGTTTCGGCAACGAATATATGATCCGAACGCCGATTTTCTTCGCGCTATCCATCATCGCCATCTTCACGACGAACCGGACGTTTCATATGCTGTTCGTGGCTGCCGCATTGATCTATCAGGCGTCGTGGATTCTGCGCCTGTTCGACGACATCGTGTGATCTGGCAGGCGACCGACAATCGAACTCAAAAGGGCATTCTGCGCATGTACAAAGCCGTCGGTTCGCGCGGGTCGCGGGTCAGCCGCGTCCTCTGGATGCTGGAGGAACTCGGGCAGCCTTACGAATTCGTCGAGGTCGCCCTGCGCTCGCCCGAAGCCTATGCGCTGAACCCGTCGGGCAAGGTGCCGGTGCTGATCGACGATGATCTGGTGGTGACTGATTCGGCGGCGATCTGCGTCTATCTCGGTGACAAGCATGCGGATAAAGGCATGGGCGCAAATCCCGGCGTCACTGGGCGCGCCGAGATGGATTCCTGGATGCATTTCGCACAGTCCGAACTCGAAGCGCCGCTGTGGAACAAACTGCGCCACCGTTTTTTGCTTCCCAAGGACGTGCGGGTGGATGTCGGGCCAGCGGCCGCCCATGATTTCGCCAGCGAGATAGAGGCGCTCGACCGCCGGCTCACCGGCAGGGAATTCGCTTTGGGCGATCGCTTCAGCGCCGTCGACGTGCTGCTTGGCGATATCGGCGGGTGGGCGCGCGGCGGCAGGTTCAAGGTCGCGTCCGACACCGTCAACGCCTATTTCGACCGCGTCCTGTCACGCCCCGCCCGAGCGCGCGCCGACGCCAATGGAGGATCATTCTGATGAAGCTCGACATCCGCACCGACTTCACCAAGCTGCCGCGCGCCGTCTCGGTTCTTGCCGCCGGCGAGGCGTCGGGAGAGCCGTTTGGCAGCGCCGCGCTCGCTCATGACGAACGGCATCTGCGCCGCAGGGTCATCGAACTTACGGGTGGCGACAAGGTGCTGGTCGACCTGCCTATGCCAATCGCGCTCGGCGACCGCGACCGCCTGGTGCTGGAAGACGGACGCCAGATCGAAATCATCGCTGCCGATGAGCCGCTCTACGACATCCGCGCCCGCGACGCAGTACATCTGTCTGAGCTTGCCTGGCACATCGGCAACCGTCATCTGGCCGCCGGCATCGAGGCCGCCCGCATCCTCATCCTGCGCGACCATGTCATCAAGGCGATGCTGGAAGGGCTGGGCGCGACGGTGACGGATGTCTCCGAACCCTTCAAGCCAGTGCGCGGCGCCTATTCGGGCGAGGCCGGCCATGGCCATTCGCACGGCCACGATCACGCACACGATCATGCGCATGACCATGATCACGATCACCACCATCACGACGGGCATCATCACCATCATGACTGAGCAGCCGCGACAGATGGCGCTGCTGCGCCTGATGACATGGCTTTCGCCGGCCTTTCCGGTCGGCGGCTTTTCCTACAGCCACGGGCTGGAGCAGGCGGTTCATGCCGGGCTGGTCCCCAACCGCGAGACGCTGCTCGACTGGCTGTCGCAACTGATGGAAATCGGTTCCGGCTGGAACGATGCCGTGCTTTTCGCCGAAAGCTGGCGGCGAGCGCGCAACGGCGGTGATCTTGCGGAACTGGCCGAACTCGCCGAAGCTCTGGCCGGCTCGCAGGAACGGCACATGGAGACCATGCTGCAGGGCCAGGCCTTCTTCACCGCCGCCAAATCATGGCCGCATCCGCTTCTGGAAACCCTGCCGGAAAATTCTCCTTACTGCGTTGCCGTCGGCGCGGTTTCGGGCGCGCACGGCATACCGCTCGAAGACGCGCTCGGCGCGTGGCTCCAGACTTTCGCGTCCAACCTCGTGCAGGCCTCGATACGCCTCGGCGTCACCGGGCAGAGCGGCGGCGTCGAGATCATCGCCGCGCTTGAAGCGCTGACCACCGCGACCGCCGCGCGCGCCAAAAATTCGACGCTGGACGATCTTGGCACGGCCACGCTGCTGTCTGACGTCATGGCCATGCGCCACGAAACCATGCATTCGCGGCTGTTCCGCTCCTGAAAGGATTTTTGTCCCATGAAATCGCAAAACGGCCCGCTTCGCATCGGCATTGGCGGCCCGGTCGGCTCCGGCAAGACGACGCTGACGGAAAAGCTGTGCAAGGCGCTGCGCGACCACTATTCCATCGCGGTCGTCACCAACGACATCTACACGCGTGAAGACGCGATGATGCTGGCGCGGCTACAGGCCCTGCCGGAAGAACGCATCATCGGCGTCGAGACCGGCGGCTGCCCGCACACCGCGATCCGCGAGGACGCCTCGATCAACCTCGCGGCCATCGCCGAGATGAACAAGCGCTTTCCCGACCTCGACATCATCTTCATCGAGTCCGGCGGCGACAATCTGGCGGCGACCTTCTCGCCCGATCTTGCCGATCTCAGCCTCTATGTCATCTCGGTCTGCCAGGGCGGCGACATTCCGCGCAAGGGCGGGCCGGCGATCACGCGCTCCGACTTCCTCATCATCAACAAGAGCGACCTGGCGCCTTACGTGAATGTCGAGCTCGAACTGATGGAACAGGATGCTGCCAAGGCGCGCGGCAAACGGCCATTCGGCTTCACCGACCTGTCGCGCGGCACCGGCTTGCAGAAGGTCATCGATTTCATCATCGAAAATGGCGGGCTTCAAATGGACCAGCAGCGCCGCAGCGCTTGAGGCAGGGCCGGATTCAGGTTGCCGCGCAGGGCGCGTAAAGGCATCCTCAGGCAAAATCAGAAAGGGGAAAGTCATGAGCGTGACGCAACTGACCGCGAAGAGCCGCACCAACCTGCCCTTCTATGAAGAGCGCGTCGATCTTGCCTGCGCCTTTCGCTGGACGGCGCGGCTCAATATGCACGAGGCGGTGGCCAATCATTTCTCGCTGGCCGTCAACGATGACGGCTCGCAGTTCCTGATGAACCCGAACCAGGTTCATTTCTCGCGCATCAAGGCGAGCGACCTTCTGCTGATCGACGCCAACGACCCGGAAACCATGAACGGCCCCGACGCGCCCGACCCGACCGCCTGGGGCCTGCATGGCGCGGTGCATCGCAACTGCGCCCATGCGCGCTGCGTGCTGCATGTGCACTCGATCCACGCCACGGTTCTGGCGTCGCTTGCCGATTCGAAGCTGCCGCCGATCGACCAGAATTCGGCGATGTTCTTCAACCGCCATGTCGTCGACGAGCACTATGGCGGGCTGGCCTTCGAGGAAGAGGGCGAGCGCTGCTCGCAGCTTCTGGCCGACCCCAAGGTCAAGGTGATGGTCATGGGCAATCACGGCGTTCTGGTCATCGGCCACAGCGTGGCGGATGCCTTCAACCAACTCTATTATTTCGAGCGCGCCGCCGAGACCTACATCAAGGCGCTGTGGACCGGGCGGCCGCTGCGGGTGCTTTCAGACGAGATCGCCGAAAAGGCGGCGAGCGAAATGGACGACTATCCCGGCCAGGCCGAGCGCCATCTTGCCGAACTGAGGGCGATCCTGGACGAGCAGGAACCCGTCTATCGGAGCTGATTGGACGCTAGCTCCCGGTGCGTCCTTCGAGGCTCGCTGCGCTCGCACCTCAGGATGAGGGAGGTTGGTGCTGTTTCGGCGTCCAAGTTTTGCCGTGTCGGAGGACCAGATGACGGGCATTTACCCTCTCATCCTGAGGAGCAAGCACCAACCTCCCTCATCCTGAGGTGCGAGCCCGCGGGGCTATGAAGTGTGCACGGTAAACGCCAATGGGCGAGCCTCGAAGGGCGCACCAACAAGCCAATCCTCGGAGACAATCAATCCAGGCCGAGATGGCGGCGCAGTTCTTCCGCGCTGGCGACATAGATCGCGCCGGGCGGTGCTTCAGCCGGCTGCTGCGGCCAGAACAGAGTGCGCATGCCGGCGGCGACGCCGGCAGATGCGCCGGTCCAGCTGTCTTCGACCACGCAAGCCCCTGACGGATCGACCTCGGCCAGCCATGCGGCGCGCAGGAAGGGCTCGGGATCTGGCTTGCCCAGCCGCACATCGTTGCGGGTGACCGTCTTCATGCCCGGCCGGTCAATGCCGATGACGCGCATATTGGCCTCGACAACCAGCCGGTCGGAATTCGACACCACCGCCTGCTGCGTGCCTTGCGCGCGCAGGTCGCGAAAAACCTCGACGGCACCGGGGCGCGGCTTCAGGGTGCCGACATGCTCCATGTAGTAGACATATTTGCGCACGATCCAGTCGTCGAAGGCGAGCTTCAGCCCGAACTCGTCATGCAGCATCTCGTAGACCGGGAAGGCGGCGATGCCGAGCACACGGTCATGCAGGTCGGCCGGCGGCATGATGCCGAGGCTCTTCAGGACGGCGACCAACGCCTGCTCGTGCAGCGGTTCGCTGTCGATCAGCGTTCCATCCATGTCCCAGAATACGGCTTGCGGCATCATACAAATCCTTCCAAAACGGTCATAGAGCGTTTGCCGCCGGAGATAAACCGGTTGAAGGCGATATCTCCCCGCGGCTCGGCGTCACGGGCACGAACGCGCTGAAACGACAGAGATCGGCCAACGCAACGTGCGAGCAATTGACGCCACCAATAGACAATTGCGCCCGGACAAATTCCCTGCGAAAGTGATCGCTTCGGCCAAGAATGGCCCGGGAGGCACGGCAGGCATCATGAACACCCGGCAGGAAACCGGCGGCGGACGGCTCGACGATGCGGCACGCGCCGGCTGGCTCTATTATGTCGCCGGCAACACGCAGGACCAGATCGCCGGCAAGCTCGGCGTATCGCGCCAGACTGCGCAGCGGCTGGTTTCGCTGGCCGTCTCCGAAGGGCTGATAAAGGTCCGGGTCGATCATCCCATCGCCAATTGCCTCGATCTCGCAGCCAGGCTGAAGTCGCGCTTCGCGCTCGATCTGGTCGAGGTCGTGCCGAGCGATCCGGATTCGACCTCGACGACGATCGGCATCGCCGGTGCTGCGGCCGCCGAAATCGAGAAATGGCTGCGCAAGACCGAGCCCATCGTCATGGCGATCGGAACGGGGCGCACGCTGAAGGCTTCGATCGAGCAATTGCCGCCGATGGAGTGTTCCCAGCACAAGGTGGTGTCGCTGACCGGCAACATTTCGCCGGACGGTTCGGCCGCTTTCTACAACGTCATCTTCACCATGGCCGACCGGATCAAGGCGCGCAGCTTTCCGATGCCGCTGCCGGTCATCGCCTCGTCGCCCGAGGAACGCGAGATGCTGCTCGGCCAGCCTATGATCCAGCCGACGCTGGCTCTGGCCGCGCGCGCCGACGTGACCTTCGTCGGCATCGGCGACCTCGGCCCCAGGGCGCCACTCTATGAAGACGGTTTTATCTCGGAGAGCGAACTGAAAGCCCTGCAGAAGGCAGGCGGCGTCGCCGAGATCGTCGGCTGGGTGTTCGACCGCGACGGCAAGCAGATCGACGGCATCACCAACGACCGCGTCGCCTCCGCACCGCTGCCGTCCCGCGAAAAATCACTCGTCGTGGCGCTCGCCATGGGCGACCGCAAGCTGCCCGGCATATTGGCCGCCGTCACCCGCCGGCTGGTCAACGGGCTGATCACCGACGAGCGCACGGCGGCGGCGCTGCTGGCGGGGTGAACCTGAAATAGCCGCTCAGCCGACTGCGGCTTCTTCCTTGATCTTCCAGCCGGCGACCCAGCGCCTGCGCAACGTCTCGCCTTCACCGTGGAAAAAATCGTCGAGCAGCGCGCTGTCTTCGACGCGATTGGTGCGGAAGTTGCGCAGGTCCTGCCGCAACTCGCACCATGCGACGATGTTGGCGACTTCCGAATAATAGATCAGCGCGATCGGCCGGATGATCCTCTCGGTCGCGCGGCCATATTCGTCGCGGTAGCGGATTTCTATCTTCTGCTCGTCGCGGATTGCCCGCCTGACCAGTGCGAAATCGACGCCCTCGGGCGGCGGCGCGACCGTGCCCCAGGCGTGCAGGGCATTGCCGGCGAGCGTCTGGCGCAGCGGTGCCGGCATCGCTGCGGCGATCTTCTGGTTTACCCGCTTTGCCGCCTGTTTGAGCTCGACATCGCCGGTGCGCTCGAGAAGCGCCAGCGCCAGCACGATCGCCTCGGTTTCCTCGATGGAAAACATCAATGGCGGCAGGTCGAAACCGGGGCGCAGGATGTAGCCGATGCCGCGCCCACCCTCGATCGGCACGCGCATGGCCTGAAGGGCGGCCACGTCGCGGTAGATGGAACGCTGCGTGACCTCAAGCTGCTCAGCGATCTGGGCCGCTGTCACGGGCTTTCGTGCGAGCCTGAGTATCTGGATGATCTCGAATAGGCGGGACGCCTTGCGCATGCCGATTTCCTGTCGCGCTTCTCATCGCAACTGACAATACCCTGGCCATTGGCCTTCTGTATACGGCCCGTCATCGACTTGAAAAACCACGATATCCACGCGGGGAGCCGCGGCATGCGGGCGGGGCAACTGACATGACTTACACGGAAAATCTCTGGCTGTTCCTGACGCTGCTTTTCGGCATCATCATCATACCGGGCATGGACATGCTGTTCGTGCTGGCGAACTCGTTGACGCGGGGACGCAATGCCGGCCTGTCTGCCACCGCCGGCATCATGGCCGGCGGCGCGATCCACACGCTGTTCGGCGCCCTTGCCGTCGGCATCCTGACGACGCTGGCGCCTTCGGTGTTCACGGTCATGCTTTTCTTCGGGGCGGGCTATATGGCGTGGATCGGCATAACGCTGATGCGCAGTTCCATTGCCATCGACGCAGTTGGTACGGCCACGGCAAGGTCGCTATGGGTGGCATTCCGCCAGGGCGCGGTGACCTGCCTGCTCAACCCGAAAGCCTACCTCTTCGTGCTGGCGGTCTATCCGCAGTTCCTCAAGCCGCAATATGGCGCGATCTGGTCGCAGGCGCTGGTCATGGGCGTCATGACCGTGCTGATGCAGCTGGGGATCTATGGCGGGCTGGCGCTTGCCGCCGGAAGGAGCCGCGATTTTCTCGTCTCGAGCCCGCAGGCGACCATGCTGGCGGGACGCGCTGCCGGCGTCATCTTCATCGTCGTGGCAGGGCTCACCGCCTGGCACGGCTGGGCGGCGATCTGAGGGGCGTAGGTTCCGGGGAGGTTGAGCAAGGCGTTACTTGCGCCGGCCGCTCGGGTCGTTGCCGTCGAGGATGCCCATGTCGCGCTTGAGGTGATCAGGCAGGGTCCGGATGTCGAGCGAGGCGGCATGGCTGGTGGCGCGTGGCCAGGAAAACTGCAGGAATGCTCGCAGGAACTGGCTGGACGAATATGCGTGGTTCGACTTGGCGTGAACGTGTGACATGTTGGTCCGGTCTTTCTTGAGACCGCTCCTGTTTGATGCGTCGACCCTTTATTTGCGCCTGAAATGCGCTATTTTCCAATCGAACGTCGATCATCATGCATAAGGTGGCTTTATCCATCATGGCTGCTCAACTTCCGCCGCTTCAGGCGATCCGCGTCTTCGAGGCCGCCGCCCGCCACGCCAGCTTCACCAAGGCTGCGGGCGAGCTTGGCATGACGCAGGCCGCCGTCAGCTACCAGATCAAGCTGCTGGAAGAGCGCGTCGGCGCGCCGCTTTTCCTGCGCAAGCCGCGCCAGGTGACGCTCACCGAAGCCGGGCAGCGGCTGGCGCCATCGATCACCGAAGCGTTCGGCATCATCAGCGAAGCCTATGCGGCCGCCCGCACCGGGGCGGAAGGCGTGCTGTGCGTCACCACCATCCTGACCTTCGCCTCAAACTGGCTGGCCCGGCATCTCGGGGCCTTCCAGATCGCACATCCCAATCTCGCCGTGCGCCTCGACACCTCGACCCGGCTGATCGATTTCACCCGCGAGGATGTCGACGTCGCCATACGGGCAGGCCCCGGCGACTGGCCGGGGCTTGCCAAGCACTTCCTGTTCAAGGCCGACTTCACCCCCATGCTCAGCCCCAAGCTTGCCGAAAGCATCGGCGGCCTGAAGGAGCCGGCCGACCTCTTGCGCCTGCCGGTGCTCGATCCGGGCGACTACTGGTGGAAGGAGTGGTTCACCGCCGCAGGCCTGCCGACCGACTCGCTGGAATCGCGGCCGCGCAACAGCCTCGGCGCACAGGCTTACGAAGCAAGTGCGGCGATGGCCGGGAACGGTGTCGCGATACTGACACGCGCCCTGTTCAAGGCGGAACTCGCTGACGGAAGGCTGTTTCAGCCGTTCGATGTGACTGCCTGGGACGGCAACGCCTATTGGCTGGTCTATCCCGAAGCGCGCCGCAACGTGCCCAAGATCCGCGCCTTCCGCGAATGGCTGCTTACGGCGGTGGAAGCCACGCTCGGCAAGCCCGAGCAGTAGACAATCAGGCCTTGCCGGCTCTGGGGATTGCCCAGACATTGACCGGTTCGTCGCGCCCGCGCAGCGTGACGAGGCCATGGTCGATCAGTCCCGACAGCGCGTCGATCCCGTCCTCGCGCCCGACCGCCTTGACGAGCGATGCGCCAACGCAGATGCCTGCGTCCAGTTCGCGGCACAGGGCCTGCAGGCGACTGGCGACGTTGCAGGTGTCGCCCACCACCGCGATCGACAGGTTGCGCTCGCTGCCGACGGCGCCGAGAACGACGGGGCCGTACTGGCAGCCGATGCCGACCTCTATCGGATCTTCGCCCGCAGCAATGCGCCGCGCATTCCATTCGTTCATCGAATTCATCATCGCCCATGCGCAGCGCATGGCCCGCGTCGCATCCGTCTCGGTCGGGCGCGGCACGCCGAAGGTCGCCATGATGCAGTCGCCGATATAGTTGTCGACCGTGCCACCATGGTCGAACACGACCTGCTCCATGCGCCGGTGGAATTGCCGCAGCAGTTCAAACACTTCTTCGGCCGGGTGGTCTTCGGAATAATTGGTGAAGCCGACGATATCGGCAAACACCACCGCAACCTCCTGACGCCGGACGGGGCCGAACGGCTCGTCGGCTGATGCCAGTTCGTCGACGACATTGGGGGAGAAGTGCCGCGCCAGATTGATGCGCGACCGTTCCGCGGCGATGTAGTCGTCAGCCAGCCTTCGGGAGCGCGAAACGACGATCGCCAGTATGCCGGTGATGATCAGGATGAGCACCACATTTGCCGACTGGGCGATGATGTCGACGTAGTTTGGATCCTGGGCAAAATGCAGCCGGTCAACAAGCTCCATGTCGGATCGTATCTTGCTGGCGATATAGGTGCCCGGCCGCGAGATGACCCAGACTATCGCCGCTGTCCAGGACAGTGCCGCCGAAAGGCCGAGCCACAGGGCAAGGCGCGGCGAAAGCGTCAACGCGCCAAGGCTAACGAAGATCAGCAGATAGGCGAATGTGCCCTCGCGCAGATGCATTGCCGGTGGAATTATGTCTGTGCCGAATGGATTCCGGCCGACGATCAGGAAGGTGAGCAGCACGATGTCCAGCGTTCCGATCACCGCGCTTAGCCAGGGTGGGCTCAGCCGCCGTTTCACCAGCCGGTAATTGACCAGGCCGATAATGTAGAAAAGGCCCAGGCTCGAAAGCGTGAAGACGAGAGCTGCACCCCATTTGGCAAAGGCCAGAAAGAACAGGGCGATGGCGACGAGGGCGGCCGAACGCGCCCAGTATTGCAGCCGCGCACCCTCGCGCTCCGCGCGCGCCAGCATGGCCGACAGCCGAAACCGCCGCCGCTTGCTCAGGCTCGTCGCGGCCTGAATCGCCTCAAGCGAAATGGTCGGCACATTTGCCTTCGGCTCTGTCTGACTATCGATCGACGGCAAGAGCGTCATCTTTCCCACCGTTTCAGAAGCAGGCGCGGAACCTATCGAGCGCGGCTGCTTGGCGCCCGCACGGTCCGTTGATTCCTGCCAGTTTTAGCAAAACCCTCGATTACAGGCGTGAAAAACTTTCAACCGTCTTTCCCTCATCGAAACCTGTTCACGCAACTGGCGCCGAATTTGGGGAGCCGGATCGAAACCTGCAAGGGCCCAGAGCATCGGACCGAAAAGTGGAATCCGGTTTTCGGAATAATCCGATGCTCATTCTCAGCGCTGAATCGTTCCCTTGTGCGTCCGAATGGACGCACGGCGATCCAGGTGCTGCGGCGCAGCATCGAAACCGGCTTGACATAAATCACAGTAAGTGAATAATTGCCCACAGCCAAGGCAAATGCTCATCTTGGTTCTAGGGAGGAATATCGATGAAATTGACCACGCTCATTCTGGGCCTGTGTTCGGCCAGCGCGCTTGCGTTCTCCGCGCATGCCGAATCCATCACCATCGCCACCGTCAACAATGGCGACATGGTCCGCATGCAGAAGCTGACGGAAGACTTCACGTCCAAGAACCCCGACATCCAGCTCGAATGGGTCACGCTCGAAGAGAACGTGCTGCGCGAGCGCGTCACCACCGACATCGCCACCAAGGGCGGCCAGTACGACGTCATGACCATCGGCACCTACGAAGTTCCGATCTGGGCCAAGCAGGGCTGGCTCCTGCCGCTCGACAATCTCGGCGCCGACTATGACGCCAAGGACATCATTCCGGCGATCGCCGGCGGCCTGTCGGCCGACGGCAAGCTCTATGCCGCGCCCTTCTACGGCGAGAGCTCCTTCGTCATGTACCGCAAGGACCTGATCGAGAAGGCCGGGCTCAAGATGCCCGACGCACCGACTTGGGACTTCATCGCCGACGCAGCCCGCAAGATGACCGACCGCGCCAACGACATCAACGGCATCTGCCTGCGCGGCAAGGCCGGCTGGGGTGAGAACATGGCCTTCCTGACCGCCATGTCGAACTCCTTCGGCGCACGCTGGTTCGACGAGAAGTGGCAGCCGCAGTTCGACCAGCCAGAATGGAAGAAGACGCTTCAGTTCTATGTAGACCTGATGAAGGATGCCGGCCCGGCTGGTGCCTCCTCCAACGGCTTCAACGAGAACCTGGCGCTGTTCCAGCAGGGCAAGTGCGGCATGTGGATCGACGCCACGGTCGCCGCCTCCTTCGTCTCAAACCCGAAGGACTCCACCGTTGCCGACAAGGTCGGCTATGCGCTGGCGCCCGATACCGGCCTCGGCAAGCGCGGCAACTGGCTGTGGGCATGGTCGCTCGGCATTCCGGCCGGCACGCAGAAGGCTGCCTCGGCTGAAAAGTTCGTCGCCTGGGCAACCGGCAAGGGCTATCTCGACCTCGTCGCCTCGAAGGAAGGCTGGGCCAACGTCCCCCCGGGAACGCGCACCTCGCTCTATGAGAACCCCGAGTACCAGAAGGCCGCGCCCTTCGCCAAGATGACGCTCGACTCGATCAACTCGGCCGATCCGACCAAGCCGACCGTCAAGCCGGTGCCTTATGTCGGCGTGCAGTTCGTCGCCATCCCCGAATTCCAGGGCCTCGGCACGACGGTGGGCCAGTTGTTCTCGGCAGCACTTGCCGGCCAGTCCAGCGTCGATGACGCGCTTGCCGCGGCACAGACTGCTTCGGTCCGTGAAATGACCAGGGCCGGCTACATCAAATAAGGCATCATCTCGATGCCTTGGGCCGTCCGGTTCCCAGTCCGGGCGGCCCGCCCAAACCCTGTTGGCGTCCGCGTACAAACAGCGTGACTGCCGAGTTCGCCCAGTTTTCCTGTGGGGCTACTCAACTCAATCGACCGGCGCGCCAGGCGCCGCCTGTGGTGAAGACAACCGGAACGGTTCTTTCAAACCGAGGGTGAAACCATGGCTACTCAACAAACCCGAACGCTTGCGCGCTTCATGATGGCGCCGTCGGTGATCCTGCTCCTGATCTGGATGGTCGTGCCGCTGGCGATGACGCTGTGGTTCTCGTTCCAGAACTACAATCTGCTCAACCCGGCTAATGTCAGTTTCGCCGGACTGTTCAACTACCAGTTCTTCTACACCGATCCGGCCTTCTTCCAGTCGATCTGGAACACGCTGCTGATCGTCGGCGGCGTGTTGCTGATCACCGTCATCGGCGGTACTGCGCTGGCGCTGCTGCTCGACCAGCCGATGTTCGGCCAGGGCATCGTGCGCATCCTGGTGATCTCGCCCTTCTTCGTCATGCCACCGGTGGCAGCCCTGGTGTGGAAGAACATGATCATGCATCCGGGCTACGGCGTCTTCGCCGGCATCTCGAAATCGCTCGGCCTTCAGCCGGTCGACTGGTTCGCGCAATATCCGCTGTTTTCGATCATCATCATCGTTGCCTGGCAGTGGCTGCCCTTCGCCACGCTGATCCTGCTCACCGCGCTGCAATCGCTGGACGGCGAGCAGAAGGAGGCTGCAGAGATGGACGGCGCCGGCTTCGTCAGCCGCTTCATCCACCTGACGATCCCGCATATGTCGCGGGCGATTACGGTGGTCATCCTGATCCAGACCATCTTCCTGCTTGGCGTCTATGCCGAAATCCTCGTCACCACCAATGGCGGCCCGGGCTACGCATCGACCAACCTGCCCTTCCTGATCTACCGCACCGCGCTCCTCGGCTACGACGTCGGCGGGGCATCGGCGGGCGGCATCATCGCGGTCATCCTCGCCAACATCGTCGCCTTCTTCCTGATGCGCGCCGTTGGCAAGAACCTCGACAAATAGGAGAGACCCATGGCACGCGCAGTTT
Protein-coding regions in this window:
- a CDS encoding sugar ABC transporter substrate-binding protein — its product is MKLTTLILGLCSASALAFSAHAESITIATVNNGDMVRMQKLTEDFTSKNPDIQLEWVTLEENVLRERVTTDIATKGGQYDVMTIGTYEVPIWAKQGWLLPLDNLGADYDAKDIIPAIAGGLSADGKLYAAPFYGESSFVMYRKDLIEKAGLKMPDAPTWDFIADAARKMTDRANDINGICLRGKAGWGENMAFLTAMSNSFGARWFDEKWQPQFDQPEWKKTLQFYVDLMKDAGPAGASSNGFNENLALFQQGKCGMWIDATVAASFVSNPKDSTVADKVGYALAPDTGLGKRGNWLWAWSLGIPAGTQKAASAEKFVAWATGKGYLDLVASKEGWANVPPGTRTSLYENPEYQKAAPFAKMTLDSINSADPTKPTVKPVPYVGVQFVAIPEFQGLGTTVGQLFSAALAGQSSVDDALAAAQTASVREMTRAGYIK
- a CDS encoding sugar ABC transporter permease, with amino-acid sequence MATQQTRTLARFMMAPSVILLLIWMVVPLAMTLWFSFQNYNLLNPANVSFAGLFNYQFFYTDPAFFQSIWNTLLIVGGVLLITVIGGTALALLLDQPMFGQGIVRILVISPFFVMPPVAALVWKNMIMHPGYGVFAGISKSLGLQPVDWFAQYPLFSIIIIVAWQWLPFATLILLTALQSLDGEQKEAAEMDGAGFVSRFIHLTIPHMSRAITVVILIQTIFLLGVYAEILVTTNGGPGYASTNLPFLIYRTALLGYDVGGASAGGIIAVILANIVAFFLMRAVGKNLDK